One genomic segment of Rhinolophus sinicus isolate RSC01 linkage group LG11, ASM3656204v1, whole genome shotgun sequence includes these proteins:
- the PRRT4 gene encoding proline-rich transmembrane protein 4 isoform X2: MAGHGCLGLGLLSWVLLAVPVGPQPASSVPRAPLTTLTPPPQSEASMLSLNLGLNFKFHLRGPAAAWGSPVTETQPLSIGPSRELEGEVASGLKTDPLWELLAGSLGNSPPEWGSAEGSSMLWASPQPLESTPPSSGPTEQPTAPYQPRIGTGTWDTALLATAAPSTAPRPHQSELALKFDMALRAGAAPTLGHRMLPLLPSLRASLAEIAGRLGPFGFFGTTLPPLRNFSGPSPPGLPTSPTSASGVSSHSPDPTIPTSGPDDPSPASLGIPSTRPECGPGSCSLGELPERDRQPPAAPLPLFFLTLEADWAEARARWGLAWEAHVYGVGALFGLVALLALLALALLPWRCPPGAPCLALLDLLLLSAGTTRAFPLFYDAYGHRDRLPDLAWLLLQDLPLPCLAAGLGLACLLLARPRPPRCPAGLAALLLLGLGLAAAAALGSAAHRPLRPLRLASRGLHAFLAALLSGLLLALSCWGGRRRRAGAPLGGSGFKGATPLPQARSPFAPRESWRRAARTAPVAGTFGLLSGALQGYEVLHALGYGGQPGLEGPWPWWAFQLGLRLGEVGVALPLALLGLYPALCSPRVPPRCWAKLFRLSPGHAAPLLPGRWVTVPRDKEPLGSVIARGDAELLQLCALAGPGPDLLFQGGACRGFEGAAANPAPSPASSPCSDYTVDFRPPSPINLRRSIEEALCSESLLAPGLFQGPGFGEALPGLGLYSTATLGAKTRAVPRGRSEEAPGSPVLPELPSPGAWPAGSSASSGSLCGLSRDSSSMLLCSSPDRPPRCPLVCVLSPPRPSGSSPSLPASGSYQALSPPSHDSPEPSPELLAEEALLQEQFLDACRQIDELSMGSDTIDL; encoded by the exons ATGGCAGGGCATGGctgtctggggctggggctgctctCTTGGGTCCTGCTTGCTGTTCCTGTGGGCCCCCAGCCTGCTTCCTCCGTCCCACGTGCCCCTCTCACCACTTTGACTCCACCACCTCAGAGTGAGGCCTCCATGCTGTCTCTCAACCTGGGacttaatttcaaattccacctTCGGGGACCTGCTGCTGCCTGGGGGAGCCCTGTCACAGAGACCCAGCCACTGTCCATTGGGCCGAGCCGGGAGCTAGAGGGAGAAGTGGCCAGTGGACTGAAGACTGACCCCCTTTGGGAACTGTTGGCGGGCTCCCTTGGGAATTCTCCCCCAGAGTGGGGCTCTGCTGAAGGCAGTTCAATGCTCTGGGCCTCCCCCCAGCCTCTAGAATCCACACCTCCCTCCTCTGGGCCCACCGAGCAGCCCACGGCTCCCTATCAGCCCAGGATAGGAACTGGGACCTGGGACACTGCTCTGCTGGCTACAGCAGCTCCATCCACTGCTCCCAGGCCCCACCAGAGTGAGCTGGCACTGAAGTTTGACATGGCGTTGAGAGCAGGTGCAGCGCCCACGCTTGGGCATCGAATGCTGCCTCTGCTGCCCAGCCTGCGGGCCAGCCTGGCAGAGATTGCTGGGCGCCTGGGACCCTTTG GGTTCTTTGGCACGACTCTGCCCCCACTCCGGAACTTCTCGGGCCCAAGCCCCCCAGGCCTACCTACATCCCCAACGTCTGCCTCTGGAGTTTCTTCGCATTCTCCAG ACCCCACTATCCCCACCTCTGGCCCAGATGACCCCTCACCTGCCAGCCTTGGGATCCCTTCCACGCGGCCAGAATGTGGGCCAGGATCTTGCAGCCTGGGAGAATTGCCTGAACGAGACCGACAGCCTCCTGCAGCCCCTTTGCCCCTCTTCTTCCTGACCCTGGAGGCCgactgggcagaggccagggctcGCTGGGGGCTGGCCTGGGAGGCCCATGTGTACGGGGTAGGCGCGCTCTTCGGCCTGGTGGCCCTGCTGGCGCTGCTGGCTCTGGCCCTCTTGCCCTGGCGCTGCCCGCCCGGCGCCCCCTGCCTGGCGCTGCTGGACCTGCTTCTGCTCTCCGCCGGGACCACGCGGGCCTTCCCGCTCTTCTACGACGCCTATGGGCATCGGGACCGGCTGCCCGACCTCGCTTGGCTGCTGTTGCAGGACCTTCCGCTGCCCTGTCTGGCCgctggcctgggcctggcctgcCTGCTGTTGGCCCGGCCGCGCCCGCCTCGGTGTCCGGCCGGTCTGGCCGCGCTTCTgctcctggggctggggctggcggCGGCCGCCGCCCTCGGGAGCGCCGCCCACCGCCCGCTGCGGCCCTTGCGACTCGCCTCCCGCGGGCTGCACGCCTTCCTCGCCGCCCTCCTCTCCGGGCTCCTGCTGGCGCTCTCCTGCTGGGGTGGTCGGCGGCGGCGCGCCGGGGCGCCCCTGGGCGGGTCAGGCTTCAAGGGCGCAACCCCTCTCCCGCAGGCGCGCAGCCCCTTCGCCCCGCGGGAGTCCTGGCGGCGCGCGGCGCGTACGGCTCCGGTGGCGGGCACCTTCGGGCTGCTGAGCGGAGCTCTGCAGGGCTACGAGGTGCTGCATGCCCTGGGCTATGGCGGCCAGCCTGGTCTGGAGGGGCCCTGGCCCTGGTGGGCCTTCCAGCTGGGCTTGCGCCTAGGTGAGGTGGGCGTCGCGCTCCCGTTGGCGCTGCTGGGCCTCTACCCCGCGCTCTGTAGTCCACGCGTGCCGCCGCGCTGCTGGGCCAAGCTCTTCCGCTTGTCCCCTGGCCACGCGGCTCCGCTGCTGCCCGGACGCTGGGTCACTGTACCACGGGACAAGGAACCCCTGGGGAGCGTCATCGCGCGTGGCGATGCGGAGCTGCTGCAGCTGTGCGCCCTGGCGGGGCCCGGCCCGGATCTCCTATTCCAGGGAGGCGCCTGCCGGGGCTTTGAGGGGGCGGCGGCCaaccccgccccctccccggccTCCTCCCCCTGCAGCGATTACACGGTGGATTTCCGCCCGCCTTCCCCAATCAACCTGCGGCGCAGCATCGAGGAGGCCCTTTGCAGCGAGTCCCTGCTCGCGCCTGGCCTCTTCCAGGGCCCTGGCTTCGGGGAAGCCCTACCTGGGCTCGGCCTTTATAGTACCGCCACACTGGGGGCAAAGACCAGGGCCGTGCCCCGTGGGAGGTCTGAAGAGGCCCCTGGCTCCCCCGTGCTACCTGAGCTCCCCTCTCCCGGGGCCTGGCCGGCGGGCAGTAGCGCCTCATCCGGCTCGCTGTGCGGACTCTCCCGGGACAGCTCGTCCATGCTGTTGTGCTCCAGCCCAGACAGGCCCCCGCGCTGTCCACTGGTCTGCGTCCTCAGTCCTCCTCGGCCCTCGGGAAGCAGCCCTAGCCTCCCCGCCTCAGGTTCCTACcaggccctgtccccaccctcccacGACTCCCCAGAGCCTTCTCCTGAGCTGCTGGCCGAAGAAGCCTTGCTGCAGGAGCAATTCCTGGATGCCTGCCGACAGATAGACGAGCTGAGCATGGGCAGCGACACTATTGACCTGTGA
- the PRRT4 gene encoding proline-rich transmembrane protein 4 isoform X1 — MAGHGCLGLGLLSWVLLAVPVGPQPASSVPRAPLTTLTPPPQSEASMLSLNLGLNFKFHLRGPAAAWGSPVTETQPLSIGPSRELEGEVASGLKTDPLWELLAGSLGNSPPEWGSAEGSSMLWASPQPLESTPPSSGPTEQPTAPYQPRIGTGTWDTALLATAAPSTAPRPHQSELALKFDMALRAGAAPTLGHRMLPLLPSLRASLAEIAGRLGPFGFFGTTLPPLRNFSGPSPPGLPTSPTSASGVSSHSPGFFGTTLSPPPPSLERKLPSPGPRDPAVSLSSTSIATASLDPTIPTSGPDDPSPASLGIPSTRPECGPGSCSLGELPERDRQPPAAPLPLFFLTLEADWAEARARWGLAWEAHVYGVGALFGLVALLALLALALLPWRCPPGAPCLALLDLLLLSAGTTRAFPLFYDAYGHRDRLPDLAWLLLQDLPLPCLAAGLGLACLLLARPRPPRCPAGLAALLLLGLGLAAAAALGSAAHRPLRPLRLASRGLHAFLAALLSGLLLALSCWGGRRRRAGAPLGGSGFKGATPLPQARSPFAPRESWRRAARTAPVAGTFGLLSGALQGYEVLHALGYGGQPGLEGPWPWWAFQLGLRLGEVGVALPLALLGLYPALCSPRVPPRCWAKLFRLSPGHAAPLLPGRWVTVPRDKEPLGSVIARGDAELLQLCALAGPGPDLLFQGGACRGFEGAAANPAPSPASSPCSDYTVDFRPPSPINLRRSIEEALCSESLLAPGLFQGPGFGEALPGLGLYSTATLGAKTRAVPRGRSEEAPGSPVLPELPSPGAWPAGSSASSGSLCGLSRDSSSMLLCSSPDRPPRCPLVCVLSPPRPSGSSPSLPASGSYQALSPPSHDSPEPSPELLAEEALLQEQFLDACRQIDELSMGSDTIDL, encoded by the exons ATGGCAGGGCATGGctgtctggggctggggctgctctCTTGGGTCCTGCTTGCTGTTCCTGTGGGCCCCCAGCCTGCTTCCTCCGTCCCACGTGCCCCTCTCACCACTTTGACTCCACCACCTCAGAGTGAGGCCTCCATGCTGTCTCTCAACCTGGGacttaatttcaaattccacctTCGGGGACCTGCTGCTGCCTGGGGGAGCCCTGTCACAGAGACCCAGCCACTGTCCATTGGGCCGAGCCGGGAGCTAGAGGGAGAAGTGGCCAGTGGACTGAAGACTGACCCCCTTTGGGAACTGTTGGCGGGCTCCCTTGGGAATTCTCCCCCAGAGTGGGGCTCTGCTGAAGGCAGTTCAATGCTCTGGGCCTCCCCCCAGCCTCTAGAATCCACACCTCCCTCCTCTGGGCCCACCGAGCAGCCCACGGCTCCCTATCAGCCCAGGATAGGAACTGGGACCTGGGACACTGCTCTGCTGGCTACAGCAGCTCCATCCACTGCTCCCAGGCCCCACCAGAGTGAGCTGGCACTGAAGTTTGACATGGCGTTGAGAGCAGGTGCAGCGCCCACGCTTGGGCATCGAATGCTGCCTCTGCTGCCCAGCCTGCGGGCCAGCCTGGCAGAGATTGCTGGGCGCCTGGGACCCTTTG GGTTCTTTGGCACGACTCTGCCCCCACTCCGGAACTTCTCGGGCCCAAGCCCCCCAGGCCTACCTACATCCCCAACGTCTGCCTCTGGAGTTTCTTCGCATTCTCCAG GGTTCTTTGGCACtactctgtccccacccccaccctccctggaGAGAAAGCTCCCAAGCCCAGGCCCACGAGACCCAGCTGTTTCCCTAAGCTCTACCTCGATAGCAACAGCCTCACTAG ACCCCACTATCCCCACCTCTGGCCCAGATGACCCCTCACCTGCCAGCCTTGGGATCCCTTCCACGCGGCCAGAATGTGGGCCAGGATCTTGCAGCCTGGGAGAATTGCCTGAACGAGACCGACAGCCTCCTGCAGCCCCTTTGCCCCTCTTCTTCCTGACCCTGGAGGCCgactgggcagaggccagggctcGCTGGGGGCTGGCCTGGGAGGCCCATGTGTACGGGGTAGGCGCGCTCTTCGGCCTGGTGGCCCTGCTGGCGCTGCTGGCTCTGGCCCTCTTGCCCTGGCGCTGCCCGCCCGGCGCCCCCTGCCTGGCGCTGCTGGACCTGCTTCTGCTCTCCGCCGGGACCACGCGGGCCTTCCCGCTCTTCTACGACGCCTATGGGCATCGGGACCGGCTGCCCGACCTCGCTTGGCTGCTGTTGCAGGACCTTCCGCTGCCCTGTCTGGCCgctggcctgggcctggcctgcCTGCTGTTGGCCCGGCCGCGCCCGCCTCGGTGTCCGGCCGGTCTGGCCGCGCTTCTgctcctggggctggggctggcggCGGCCGCCGCCCTCGGGAGCGCCGCCCACCGCCCGCTGCGGCCCTTGCGACTCGCCTCCCGCGGGCTGCACGCCTTCCTCGCCGCCCTCCTCTCCGGGCTCCTGCTGGCGCTCTCCTGCTGGGGTGGTCGGCGGCGGCGCGCCGGGGCGCCCCTGGGCGGGTCAGGCTTCAAGGGCGCAACCCCTCTCCCGCAGGCGCGCAGCCCCTTCGCCCCGCGGGAGTCCTGGCGGCGCGCGGCGCGTACGGCTCCGGTGGCGGGCACCTTCGGGCTGCTGAGCGGAGCTCTGCAGGGCTACGAGGTGCTGCATGCCCTGGGCTATGGCGGCCAGCCTGGTCTGGAGGGGCCCTGGCCCTGGTGGGCCTTCCAGCTGGGCTTGCGCCTAGGTGAGGTGGGCGTCGCGCTCCCGTTGGCGCTGCTGGGCCTCTACCCCGCGCTCTGTAGTCCACGCGTGCCGCCGCGCTGCTGGGCCAAGCTCTTCCGCTTGTCCCCTGGCCACGCGGCTCCGCTGCTGCCCGGACGCTGGGTCACTGTACCACGGGACAAGGAACCCCTGGGGAGCGTCATCGCGCGTGGCGATGCGGAGCTGCTGCAGCTGTGCGCCCTGGCGGGGCCCGGCCCGGATCTCCTATTCCAGGGAGGCGCCTGCCGGGGCTTTGAGGGGGCGGCGGCCaaccccgccccctccccggccTCCTCCCCCTGCAGCGATTACACGGTGGATTTCCGCCCGCCTTCCCCAATCAACCTGCGGCGCAGCATCGAGGAGGCCCTTTGCAGCGAGTCCCTGCTCGCGCCTGGCCTCTTCCAGGGCCCTGGCTTCGGGGAAGCCCTACCTGGGCTCGGCCTTTATAGTACCGCCACACTGGGGGCAAAGACCAGGGCCGTGCCCCGTGGGAGGTCTGAAGAGGCCCCTGGCTCCCCCGTGCTACCTGAGCTCCCCTCTCCCGGGGCCTGGCCGGCGGGCAGTAGCGCCTCATCCGGCTCGCTGTGCGGACTCTCCCGGGACAGCTCGTCCATGCTGTTGTGCTCCAGCCCAGACAGGCCCCCGCGCTGTCCACTGGTCTGCGTCCTCAGTCCTCCTCGGCCCTCGGGAAGCAGCCCTAGCCTCCCCGCCTCAGGTTCCTACcaggccctgtccccaccctcccacGACTCCCCAGAGCCTTCTCCTGAGCTGCTGGCCGAAGAAGCCTTGCTGCAGGAGCAATTCCTGGATGCCTGCCGACAGATAGACGAGCTGAGCATGGGCAGCGACACTATTGACCTGTGA